A genomic region of Papaver somniferum cultivar HN1 chromosome 7, ASM357369v1, whole genome shotgun sequence contains the following coding sequences:
- the LOC113295873 gene encoding 110 kDa U5 small nuclear ribonucleoprotein component CLO-like, with product MESCDPSGPLMVNVNKLYSKSDCNLVDVLCKFYSGEIQTGQIVPGEGYSPDDEEDMTGPNMLLDDCLPVELIKLVECSREGPLCDEPIRNMKFKIVDAKVAPEPIYRGTGQISPTARRVTYSAFLMAIPRLMEPVYYVEIQTPIGCVSAIYTVFSHRRGHVTTNVPQPGTPAYIIKIILHFAVDSFAEEKRPQLHERSIVEYIEIIWGLLGASGIITSITHILSTVIEGIDGYNLQQTPGP from the exons ATGGAGAGTTGTGATCCATCTGGACCTCTAATGGTTAATGTGAACAAACTCTACTCTAAATCAGATTGCAATCTCGTTGATGTTCTCTGTAAATTTTACAGTGGTGAGATTCAGACTGGACAGATTGTGCCGGGAGAAGGTTATTCACCAGATGATGAAGAGGATATGACC GGACCCAACATGCTCTTAGATGATTGCCTTccggtggagctgataaaacttgtTGAATGCT CACGTGAGGGACCTCTCTGTGACGAACCTATCAGAAATATGAAGTTCAAGATTGTTGATGCTAAGGTTGCTCCTGAACCCATATATCGAGGTACTGGTCAGATTAGTCCAACTGCTCGACGGGTTACATATTCAGCTTTCCTCATGGCTATTCCACGTCTTATGGAACCTGTATACTATGTTGAG ATACAGACCCCAATAGGTTGTGTATCTGCCATCTATACAGTGTTTTCTCATCGACGTGGTCATGTTACGACTAATGTTCCTCAACCTGGTACGCCAGCTTATATCATAAAG ATAATACTTCACTTTGCAGTAGATTCTTTTGCGGAGGAAAAGAGACCACAACTACATGAAAG GAGTATTGTTGAGTATATCGAGATTATCTGGGGACTACTGGGTGCTTCTGGTATTATCACTAGTATAACTCATATCCTATCAACTGTGATAGAAGGGATCGATGGGTACAATTTGCAACAGACACCAGGTCCATGA